GTCTAATCTGGTGTATAAAGTTAAAGTACAACACTAAATACCGTATGTGTTAAGTGGTTATGCATGCAAATGGACTTAATTAAGGGACAGTTTTCACCCCCTGGAATTCATTTTTCCATTGTGCCATTCATAAATATCCAACTAACTCATCTCAAACTCATTTCTAACAAAGTTAACGCAAATAACTGACAGCAATAGCACTAAAGTCAACACTAGACAAGTCtagataaaaatgtaattcaatttgTCAGATGTTAAGAGTCCCCAAATATCAACTTAAAAGAGGAATGCACCACATCTAAGGCGATGTTGTTACGTTCACTTTGGCATTTCATCCCCCAGACCTGGTTAATTTCTGACCCTGCTCGCCCACATTAATGTCTAAACTCTCTGAGCGAAACAAATGCCTGCGTCTCGTCGTCAGAGATGAACGAAAATAACTTGACTAAACAACATGCCACTCATGAAAACTCCACTCAACAACAGCCTCAAGGCAGTAATATTGAGATTAGTTAGATTAGGGAGCAGCTCATTTTCTCATTGCTCTGGGCTACAAGTCAAGAAGTTACAACACCAAGCCCAAGATTATGGGATCAACTGTATTACAGTGCGTCAATACTAGTTAACTGTCAACAATAACaactaatacttttattgattattttgtaAAGAAAGTGTCCTGGAAACCTATGTGTGTTGATTCCTCAAATTAAAGCCCGTGCAATCAAATGCACAAACCCAACAGAAAGTTTTAGGTGCAAGTTGGGAGGTTGGGTGCAAAATGACACATTGATGTTTTGTTGACACATTTCAGAAGCTGCCTTGCAAATCAACCAGACAGGAACTATGCACAATAATTAGCAACAAAAGTGTGTTCTACACGTCTGCATTTAGGGACAAATATAAAGCTCAACGCGGTTTTGCTCTAGCAATGCTCTGGTATTAATCACATAGTGTTGCAAAGGAAGCAGCTGTAAAAAATGAATCAGTCTGACTCCTGCTACACTGCAGCATCAACACAACAGCAACACAGCTGGACACACATGAAAGGAACGCGTCAAGCAGCTTTAAACAGCCGTCCAGAAGCGTGAGCGTGTGTTTTTCAGCATGCTGCGGTAGTCGAGCATCGACGCGCGCTGACGTTGGTAGCAGCAACGCGCTCCATCCGCTTCTACATGTCAATCCAGCGCTCTAGCGTCGCGTCGAACAGCTCCTTTCGCGATTATCTGATGTCAAACGTCAAAGCGGCTCACACTCACCTAAATCGTCCATGTTTCGCGGTGGTTCTGGTTCGAGAACGGGAGCAGGAGTCCGTGATTTACCGCTCTGGCTCTGGTTCTCGTGTCGTGTGCGCTCCGCAATCGCGCGGAGAAGTTTTCAACTCAAGTGCACGAGCTGCGCGAGCCCGTGGTGACTGGTGAGTCGAGCACACGCAGCGCCCGCTCACTGACCTACAGCGAGGCTTTTTAGGAAAAGCGTCCAAAACTATGACACAattattacaaacaaataataaccCCAAAATAATACTGATAATTATAATTGGTGctaatatgtaatgtaatgtaatgtattaatataataataataataataataatacaaacatttgtatcacacacacacacattaataatttagcaaatattacaaatattaataataagtgtcaatttatttataaaaagaaagaaaatggtaaaaattacaaataataatgggtgctaataataaaaatattaaaacaataaatggttataaaataatacatataatatataataatataccattaaatatttaaataatatatacatactaCGATTAAGTAATATATACTTACTAATGGTgcttatatttcatataataaaacaattattaaaattattatcagaatcagaatcagaaagagctttattgccaggtgtgcttgcacacacacaaggaatttgtcttggtgacagaagcttccactACACAGACTGACAAGTGACAAGGCACAGATGACACAATAAAagtgagtaaaaataaatatgtaaaaaacaaCACACAATAGACAAGAGACAGTAAACAGTATATTGTGTGTACAGTGCTAGACAAATTATACAAGGGAATGTGGATATATGTAAGATATATTAAATCAATAACATGCATATAATAAAGATAAGTATAAATAGTTAAGTATTGCACGTTTTATTGCACAATGGTGAGAACATTTAACTTTTCATGAAGTAGATGACGTGAGCTGAAGAAACTTTTCCTATGTCTGGCCATTCAAAGAGGAAGTGTGCtagatgtgaggggtccagacaGATTTTACCAgctcttttcctcactctggataaATGCAGTTCTTGGAGAGAAGGGAGGGATGTGCCAGTGACTtactcagcagtccggactatcaAACTGATGATAGAATTGTATAGAagcaaaaaatacaatttaatatatacaatttatttagaTGAAGTTTGTGTGAATACTAAATCTACATTGATTTTTAGCATTTTCCATTAAGAAATATAATATCAGAACTGCATTTGACTGAAGTTAAGCACACACTATCTGCATGCGTTTGATAAAGCAGTTGTGTGAAGATGTCTTTGCcatatgtttaaatcatttagacAGCAATAGCAATAGCACATGAAATGTCATCCCATTACGTTCATGCAGTGCCACGTCAACCTATGCGTTACACAGCGATCAAGTCATCAGAGTCAGCTTCAGCATGTTCTTATGGATCATGCAGTGCAGAATTGTAATATCAACAGATAGGCTATACAGTgattttaagacttttatttactGTGAAGAAACCATTTTATCATCTTTAGTGCTTTCTGTTATGTTGAGGGTGAAGATCGTGTGTGGGTCAGTCACGGGGAGCTGTTGGCTGTCATTAGAGACTGGGATATCCCATGCTTCAACTGCTGTTAACAGGCTGCTGAAAGCTTCAGGCTCTTTGGGAATCACTCTAAATTCACACGTTCACGTCCATGGTGAAGTGAGCGGCGGTCACAGTGCTGCAGGGGAACCGCGTGAGGAACGTAAGGACATCTGTGTTCACCTGTGCTATTCCTGCATGCACTCCAAAACAAGCACACTTCAGTACTGAATTAAAGCAGGATTTACTACTTAATTAAATGTGTAACTTTTATCAAGCATCTAAGAAAAAGCATGTATTTGGAATAATAATTTGTAcattactattcaaaagtttaggttcagtatttatttattcatcactagtgcattaaactgatcaatttataatacacaacatttgtaTTTCTATGCATGTTTTCCACAAAAGTATAAAGTAGCAGAACTGTTTCTAACAttaatgataatcagaaatgcttcttgagcagcaaatcagtatattatgaTGATTTCTGGAGGACcttgtgacactggagactggagttatgatgctgaaaatacagctttgcatcacaggaagaaattacattttaaaatatattgaattagaaataatttattttgaattgcaataatatttcacaatattacagtttttactatatttttagcaaataaatgtagcctatgaTTATATAAAATTGGATTATAaggcaaaaaagaaagaagaaacaaaagacaatatgcaattaaaaaattttttgaaaataaaaattattaattagcaATTAAAATAATCGTAAAAAATTATTAGCAGttaaaaaagctgttttttatatatagttatgTAGTTTAGTAATGTTTAAGTGAAActgcaaaatgttattttatcaaTTTTTAGCAGTGATTTGCACAATAATGTGAGATTCACAGTACCTTGCAAAATATTTAGAAAGTTCAACATCTGCAGTGATTATATCAGAGTTTAGAGTCACAGTTGTGTTTTCCTCACCAAAATCTGCCTGTATAGTTATTTGGTGATGCAAAGGCCTTTGGTAACCTCATCAATATGATTTGCAGAATGACTCCAGTAAAGACTCTTAAAGTAAACACACACTGCTTTCAGGACAGCAAAGGCCTGAATACAACTCTCTAATGACATCATATTGTTTGCAATGATTATAAACGCCAGGAAATCTTAATTTCACAACTGCTGAAGCCAACTGAATGAGTAACAAAACATTTTGAGCAACAGAGCGCAGCTGACTGCTCTAAAAAAACATCTACACACTGACCCGGATCACTGTGAAGCTTCTCAGACAGAAGAAAAGAAAcgtataaatgaaaaatgaaagaataGGGTTATTAAAGGCCCTTGGGGAAACTTGTCAAAAAATCGTTTGATTCTAAAATAGAATCTCAAATTGTGACATGTTTCTGTTGTTCTGCTGTTTTTAGGGAACTGCTTGCTCTTAAATCTGGCGACTGAACTGACACATGCTATAAAAAGAAGGCAATTATTTAAAAACTcatttgaataaatacattttccaggGAGGTTGTTTGCAGCACCATGTACAAACTGTTTTAGAGAGAAAATGATTGTCTCAGTCTTTTACAAGCTACtatatcaaaataaatgcatggaAATGTGGGTTTTTAGTAAATTAATCTAGCTTTGTTGCTCATGGCTTGAATTAAACGTGACTAGTTTCTGCAGTTTGGATGAAAAAAGAccttcaaatatactgtaaaaatttttttttcaaagttggaAATAAAACGATTAACTAACTGTTTTATAAGAAAGTACTATTTCAGTCCTTTCAAAACTTCGCATTTAATTCACTTTGTCATTTGctgtttctttataattattcatGAAATTTACTAGGAATTCTGgagtaaaaatttataaaaaaataaatcatacaccATTTttttccctgtgtgtgtgtgtgtgtgtgtgtgtacatattatatatatatttaatacaaaaattgcaattaaaaaataattaacagttAAAAGAATAATTACAAACAATAGACAGTAAACAATAATAATCCAATTTGAAAAATAATCATTAGCAATAAATAATGaaagtaaataatgaaaataaatcataaattaattaattagcaaAAGTTAAAAAACATtagcaattaaaaataataatacaaataattagtaaaaaatatttatttctaaataattattagcagttaacaataataaaaaatgtttgttaaaatgaatcgtacagttaaaaaatgatcatataacagtttaaaacaaccatttaaaaatacaaaaataataattaaatgaataatttataaaaaaataataataatacataattaaattaaaaaataaccataataataaattaaaaacaaataaaaaataaaagtttaattattatctgttactaatgttaaataataataaaaaatgtttagtaTCACACTAAACTGAAGCTGCTGTTTCAgtgaatctgcaaaatgttagtTCATCAATAATCATCTTTTTCACAATAAAATGAGATACACAGTCACTGCACTAGTAGTTTGGTGAGGCATAGAAAGGTCTGGTTTGGTAACCTCATCGGTATGCCATGGATGGGCGATTCGGACCAGCAGTGGAAGCTTGCCATATTTTTTCATCATTATTCATGACAGCAATGCCAAACCATGGCAAGCCAAGCCCACATCAGCCTGGAGTTATTTCATTAGTTGTCATTTTTGGAGACTGCCACGCTTTGTTCTCCGTTCACATGACTCAGCTGAACTCCTGCCAAGTGCCAACGACTTACAAAGAGACAGGAAAGATATACAGAGGATAAAAGGAAATAaagagaaatacacacacacatgctcaccaATATGGACAATAGTTAGCCTAAAAACCAAGAGGAGAGAACATGAACGTGAACAGATGAATATCAGATGAATTTATGAGTGGATAAAGATGGAGATGATTAGAGGGGAGGAACAAGTAAACAGGGCTGGGCCGTCAGCTGAGAAGTTGTCTCAGAAATGAATCAAGTTATGAAGAAAAATTAGCCTATGTCAGGTCAGTcttaatttcatgttgacttttaagCCAGAAATACATTGCTCAGTTTTCGTctgtgtacatattaaaatattatttgcaaatagttcaaaataattatttcagaACTAGAATGTGTCCTtgaaaaaataatgaaacaaacacattttcaagaaATGGTTGTGATCTtgtaatgcaataaataaaaagtgtcttTTAGTGTTTGCATGTTACATTTTCCTTTATTGTTGCTCTACCATTAAAAAGTTgtactttttattcagcaagaatggaTTAAATTGACACACAAGTAAAGATTGCAATGTCacaaaagacttctatttcaaataaatactgtggaaaaaaatctataattagaaatgtttcttgagcagcaaatcagaatattagaatgatttctgaaggatcatttgactctGAAGActagaggaatgatgctgaaaattcagctttgtgcacagtaataaatggcattttaatacatattcaaatataaaacagttattttgaattgtaataatatttaacattattactgattttactgtatttttggtaaaAAAGAGAGCAAGCCCTGCTGAGGATTCATTACCAAACTTGTGGTATTTTCAGAGTTATATCAATCtatcagaaaaaaatttaatcaagaCATGAGCCAAAGGTCAGAGATCAAAGCATGGGCCGAGGCCTTTATTTCCAATGATAGACACACAAGAGGCAAAGCAGTCACTTTTGCTTTCGAGCTTTCTTGGTAGTCCTCTGAGCAGGCGCAGGGCAGAGGTCATGAGCGGGGCTGGCCCTCCTTCAGCTGCTGGCAGCCGGAGCGGGAACGGGAGCTGGGGCGGGATTGGGAGCAGGACTGGGGTTTGGGTTGGGTTTGGGAGCCGGGTCGGGGACGGTGAAGCAGCCCCGTTTGTGCCACTGCATGTCCCGCACACGCCGGACGGACTGCAGCTGTGGTTCTGTGGCTCCCCAGTCATTCCAGTGTTTGTATTCGCCATGTTCAAACACGAACTGACGCCCGCGGTAGCCTGGGTACATGTAGCCCACCCACCTGAGGAAAGAAATTCAAGTCATACTTGACTGTAGAAATAATGTTAGAAAAAATCACTGAATCAATTAAGTTCATTTTAAGGATACTGTAtgtacactctttaaaataaaagttccaaAAGGAGGATTTCGCAATGATGTATATTTGGGTTTATCAAAGAACCTTTCaaagaacagttcttaaaagaaccatttttgtttcagtctgaagaatattttaataatctgaagaatctTTTTGCACTATAAAGAACATtctgtgcaatggaaaggttcttCATGAATCCATCAATGGCAATAATTTTAAGAATGAAGGACCATTTTTTGCTTCTCAAAGAACATTTCAGAGATCacattttaaaagaacaatttgataatctaaagaacctttttgaaAGCGGAAGAGAGTGATCGCTTGTAGATTTACTTGCTGTACtagaagtcaacatgaaacagcattTGAATCCGAACCTTTTGTgatgttataaatgtcttcattGTCACTTTTTGATTATAATGCATGTTTCTGTCAAATttctatccaaaaataaaaaataaaaacactgacccTAAACATTTTAAAGGTAGTTTCTTTgaaataacatgcactgatgacCAGGAAAATGTATTTAGGAAGTAAAAAGAGTGCATTTTGAGATCACATTGACTTTAAAGTGGAaatcatggcctagtggttataaGTTTGACTATGAGTTTGAgtttgttcacggtgtgtgtgtgtgtgtgtgagtgtgtgtgttctcgatgtgtgtgtgtgtgtatggtgtgtgtgtgttcactgctgtgtttgtgcactttggatgggttaaatgcagagcacgaattctgagtatggatcaccatttCATCACCATACCATTTCTGTACgtcacttttttaaatatacagacTGTTTGTAATCAGGAAAAATAAGGACTGAATCAAAAATCAAAACCATCTTGAAAAATCAAGCTTCACGAGTTAATGGTCTTTGGATATCAGCGGCAAGAAAACAATCTCGAATAAACTCTCAAACTCACGTTCCGTTGACAGCTTTGGCACTGGCCACACGGTCCTGGAAGCCATGGACCCACAAGCTGGGAATGTCATCATCCACAATTTCCATCTTTCTCCCGGCAAAGCTGCAGTTCTCGAACAGATGTAGTTTGTGGTCTGCGCTGTCCTAGTAATGGAGCATAAACACAAGACTCAGTGGGTCGTGACAGAAGAGCCGATCTTTAATCAGGTGTGAACGTGTCTCTCACCACTCTCAGAGGTCTCATGGACAGGAGGAGGGAGCTGCTCTGGGTGTTGGTCCAGGTGGACCAGCGAGGATATTCTCCCTTCTCCAAAACAAACTGCTCTCCCAGAAAGCCCTTCTTCTCAAAGGCGACCCATCTATGACAAGATCATCAAGATCAGGACGGATAAATGGATGATTCCTTTTGATTAAAGCAGGGATTCACAAACTTTCTTTGTCAGCCAAACCTCTTTTAAAATCCATGTGAACAACCCCTGCGATTttacatttcaataatttaacaatatatttgcattttgacaattttctgatgttggttaatggtcacgTGACATGTAGGTAAAGCTGTGTTATTTTATTACTTGTTAtagtttttgtcattattttgagttagattttatctttatatttttatattaatgttcattttaaggatttagttttttctcttttttattttttttatctttatatagCCTTAGGTTCATTTACTTAGAGATATTTTAGgacttaaaaaatacatttataaatgaaaatgagaaatgtgtaTTTGGTAACTagctgaaatgtaatttattttaaagtttttcaaatgggttttttaatttaataataaaaaagttttttatattctctaaattgtatttatttattattattattttttaaagtaatcattttttttgtgtttttagttttagttaaggaCAATAACCCTGAGTTAAACATATACAATATTTAGGTATTTcagatatattcatatattttttattttatttttttcatttttatttattttttggacatGAAGGCCCACTATATAATATTATTCTAACAGAATTATAACTATATCTAAATTACATTCGGTAACTGAAagtgttatttacatttattaaatgtccaCATAGGTATATTAATAAATCACAGTTCATTTTGTGATTCCAGCGGTTTTAAAAACTGCTTGTTCTAAACGAACGTTATagagcataaaaaataaatatgattccatctttatatttttattgtatttttgcttttttattcagttaattatattatattattaaatttatgcatttagcagacgcttttatccaaagcgacttactgtacagtgcattcaggctatcaatttttacctatcatgtgttcccggggaatcgaattaaattatagtatattatattatattatatttagtagtCAGTCCATTGATTTGTATGTTACAAGAACACTCTGAACATTCTTCATTCCATCTTTTGTGGTTGTAGATAATATGGTTTGACAGTAGAGAACATGTACTCACGGGCAAGACTCAACTATAATTGATCCAACTTTTTCCAGGTTCTTCTCAATCAAGTCCTTGCATTCTGCTGACAGCTCGACCTTTTTTCCACGGAAGTTCTCGAATTCAAACAGTGAGACCTGTTAAGATGATTCAACATATTTTAAGTCGTAAACTGTTTGTCATAAACACTATAAGCCATAAACTCTTTCATTCATGAATAACGAGGAGAGTTTGtgtgtaaattatttataaaatcattCATGCAAATTGTCATTCATTTTAATGAACAACATTAAAATGCTCTTGTTTCCCCTAAACAGCAATTAGATGACATGAAGAACAAGCGGAGACATCTGCAGGTCAGAATTTTCTTTCTCAAGACAACATCTCAAACTGTTCTCAAATTTGTCAGTATCAAAGTCTGCAATCAAAATTTAAGAGatattaaaggaaaagttcaccttaaattgaaaatgtactcaccctcaggtcggTCAtgtaagatgtagatgagtttgtttcttcatcagatttggagaaatgtagcatcgcttgt
Above is a window of Carassius carassius chromosome 4, fCarCar2.1, whole genome shotgun sequence DNA encoding:
- the crybb3 gene encoding beta-crystallin B3, producing the protein MSDQQGVPDQQVAGKSQGGAGAVYKVSLFEFENFRGKKVELSAECKDLIEKNLEKVGSIIVESCPWVAFEKKGFLGEQFVLEKGEYPRWSTWTNTQSSSLLLSMRPLRVDSADHKLHLFENCSFAGRKMEIVDDDIPSLWVHGFQDRVASAKAVNGTWVGYMYPGYRGRQFVFEHGEYKHWNDWGATEPQLQSVRRVRDMQWHKRGCFTVPDPAPKPNPNPSPAPNPAPAPVPAPAASS